Proteins co-encoded in one Actinomadura luteofluorescens genomic window:
- a CDS encoding helix-turn-helix domain-containing protein, translating into METTEEVLAGVGPRLRRLRQERNVTLTALAEATGISVSTLSRLESGKRRPSLELLLPLAQAHQVPLDELVGAPAVGDPRIRPRPLRMHDMVVLPLTRRPGGVQAFKMVVPERIPPPEPRTHGGYEWLYVLNGRLRLHLAGREMVLEPGEAAEFDTRLPHWFGGAGGPVEVLSLFGPQGERMHLRAKPRRS; encoded by the coding sequence ATGGAGACGACCGAGGAGGTCCTGGCCGGGGTCGGGCCGAGGCTCCGCAGGCTGCGGCAGGAGCGGAACGTCACGCTCACCGCGCTCGCGGAGGCCACCGGCATCTCGGTCAGCACGCTGTCGCGGCTGGAGTCGGGCAAGCGGCGGCCGAGCCTGGAACTGCTGCTCCCGCTCGCCCAGGCCCACCAGGTCCCGCTGGACGAGCTGGTCGGCGCCCCGGCCGTCGGCGACCCGCGGATCAGGCCGCGGCCGCTGCGGATGCACGACATGGTCGTGCTGCCGCTGACCCGGCGGCCCGGCGGCGTCCAGGCGTTCAAGATGGTCGTGCCCGAGCGGATCCCGCCGCCCGAGCCGCGCACCCACGGGGGCTACGAGTGGCTCTACGTGCTGAACGGGCGCCTGCGCCTGCACCTCGCCGGCCGCGAGATGGTGCTGGAGCCGGGGGAGGCGGCCGAGTTCGACACCCGGCTCCCGCACTGGTTCGGCGGCGCGGGCGGGCCGGTCGAGGTGCTCAGCCTGTTCGGCCCGCAGGGTGAGCGAATGCACCTGCGCGCTAAGCCCCGCCGGTCATGA
- a CDS encoding MFS transporter — MAWVLWSVGVLAYAVAVLHRTSFGVAGLDAVHRFDASAGILASFTVLQLLVYAGLQIPVGLLLDRVGPRWMVAGGALLMAGGQALMAVSTGVGTAVAARVMVGAGDAMTFISVLGIVATWFPGRYVPVVTQLTGQLGQLGQVLSAIPLVALLHGPGWGTAFGSAAALGALMAVLAVAVLRGGPGRADVPSLRETGTNLVEAFRHPGTRLGFWSHFVTQFSSNTFALMWGFPYLVSGQGLRPATASTLLTLFVLVNVVSGPFIGRLVARYPLRRSWLVLGIVALNATAWAAVLAVPPPAPPWLLVLLVLCVAPGSPGSMIGFDYARTFNPPGRQGTATGIVNIGGFVASLVTILLIGFVLDALSPGGEFTPGAFRAAWTVQIGIWAIGVAGVLRTRTLARRRLALAD, encoded by the coding sequence ATGGCGTGGGTGCTGTGGAGCGTCGGCGTCCTCGCCTACGCCGTGGCGGTACTGCACCGGACGTCCTTCGGCGTCGCCGGCCTGGACGCGGTGCACCGGTTCGACGCGTCCGCCGGGATCCTCGCGTCCTTCACCGTCCTGCAACTGCTCGTGTACGCGGGCCTGCAGATCCCCGTCGGACTCCTGCTCGACCGCGTCGGCCCGCGCTGGATGGTCGCCGGCGGCGCGCTGCTCATGGCCGGCGGCCAGGCGCTCATGGCCGTCTCCACCGGCGTCGGGACGGCCGTCGCCGCCCGCGTGATGGTCGGCGCCGGAGACGCCATGACGTTCATCAGCGTCCTCGGCATCGTCGCGACCTGGTTCCCGGGACGCTACGTCCCGGTCGTGACGCAGCTCACCGGGCAGCTCGGACAGCTCGGCCAGGTGCTCAGCGCGATCCCCCTGGTCGCCCTCCTGCACGGCCCCGGCTGGGGCACCGCGTTCGGCTCCGCCGCAGCGCTCGGCGCCCTCATGGCAGTGCTCGCCGTCGCCGTCCTGCGCGGCGGCCCCGGCCGCGCGGACGTCCCGTCCCTGCGCGAGACCGGCACCAACCTCGTCGAGGCGTTCCGCCACCCCGGCACGCGCCTCGGCTTCTGGTCGCACTTCGTCACGCAGTTCTCGTCCAACACCTTCGCGCTGATGTGGGGCTTCCCGTACCTGGTGTCCGGGCAGGGCCTGCGCCCCGCGACCGCCTCGACCCTGCTGACGCTGTTCGTGCTGGTCAACGTCGTGTCCGGCCCGTTCATCGGACGTCTCGTCGCCCGCTACCCGCTGCGCCGCTCCTGGCTCGTCCTCGGCATCGTCGCCCTCAACGCGACGGCGTGGGCGGCCGTCCTCGCCGTGCCGCCTCCCGCGCCGCCCTGGCTGCTGGTCCTGCTCGTGCTGTGCGTCGCGCCCGGCAGCCCCGGCTCGATGATCGGCTTCGACTACGCCCGGACGTTCAACCCGCCCGGACGGCAGGGCACCGCCACCGGCATCGTCAACATCGGCGGCTTCGTCGCCTCGCTCGTCACGATCCTGCTGATCGGATTCGTCCTGGACGCCCTGTCACCCGGGGGCGAGTTCACCCCTGGAGCGTTCCGGGCGGCCTGGACCGTCCAGATCGGCATCTGGGCGATCGGCGTGGCAGGCGTCCTCCGCACCCGCACCCTCGCCCGGCGCCGCCTCGCCCTCGCCGACTAG
- the ddaH gene encoding dimethylargininase — MTVMPAMEPTAVRTALRRHYLMCRPDHFAVTYAINPWMDPVAGAEAAKAVAQWEELRAAYVALGHEVSLIDPIEGLPDMVFAANGALVVGGRVYGAKFTHPERYAEGPAYAKWMLANGFSELLEPQHTNEGEGDFLTLDHVILAGTGFRTEIAAHQEAQEFLGRPVVTLRLVDPRFYHLDTALFPLGGDNVAYFPGAFSPGSRAVLERLFPDAVLADEADAAVLGLNAVCDGRNVVINAEALGLINTLRVHGYEPLPVDLSELRKAGGGPKCCTLELRS; from the coding sequence ATGACCGTCATGCCGGCGATGGAGCCGACCGCCGTCCGGACCGCGCTGCGGCGGCACTACCTGATGTGCCGTCCGGACCACTTCGCCGTCACCTACGCGATCAACCCGTGGATGGACCCGGTGGCCGGTGCCGAGGCGGCGAAGGCCGTGGCGCAGTGGGAGGAGCTGCGGGCGGCGTACGTCGCGCTCGGGCACGAGGTGAGCCTCATCGACCCCATCGAGGGGTTGCCCGACATGGTGTTCGCGGCCAACGGGGCGCTGGTGGTCGGCGGGCGTGTGTACGGGGCGAAGTTCACGCATCCGGAGCGGTACGCCGAAGGGCCCGCCTACGCGAAGTGGATGCTGGCAAACGGGTTCTCCGAGCTGCTGGAGCCGCAGCACACGAACGAGGGCGAGGGCGACTTCCTCACGCTCGACCACGTCATCCTGGCCGGGACGGGGTTCCGGACGGAGATCGCCGCACACCAGGAGGCGCAGGAGTTCCTCGGCCGCCCGGTGGTGACGCTGCGGCTCGTCGACCCGCGCTTCTACCACCTGGACACGGCGCTGTTCCCCCTCGGCGGCGACAACGTGGCGTACTTCCCCGGCGCGTTCTCCCCCGGGAGCCGGGCGGTGCTGGAGCGGCTGTTCCCGGACGCGGTCCTCGCGGACGAGGCGGACGCGGCGGTGCTCGGGCTCAACGCCGTATGCGACGGGCGCAACGTCGTCATCAACGCCGAGGCGCTCGGGCTGATCAACACGCTGCGGGTGCACGGGTACGAGCCGCTGCCGGTCGACCTGTCGGAGCTGCGCAAGGCGGGCGGCGGCCCGAAGTGCTGCACCCTGGAACTCCGCTCCTGA
- a CDS encoding ATP-binding protein: MDGLRSALLRRGGVTRASRVARTYVWKLEERSPGAARRAVRDVLGGWGVAETDIDVAVLLTSEAVTNAVRHVRDDLRAGGVVKVRVRVMDGLLRVDVTDPEPGLPRVVAASDTDEGHRGMAIVAASADRWGWHPGPGGGKTVWWAQVLERRGSAVPGRDEAAKARNE, translated from the coding sequence ATGGACGGGCTGAGAAGCGCACTGCTGCGGCGGGGCGGCGTCACGCGGGCGAGCCGGGTGGCGCGGACGTACGTGTGGAAGTTGGAGGAGCGGTCGCCGGGGGCGGCCCGGCGGGCGGTGCGGGACGTGTTGGGCGGGTGGGGCGTCGCCGAGACCGACATCGATGTGGCGGTGCTGCTGACGTCCGAGGCCGTGACGAACGCCGTGCGGCATGTGCGGGACGATCTGCGGGCCGGCGGGGTGGTCAAGGTCCGGGTGCGGGTGATGGACGGGCTGCTGCGCGTGGACGTGACCGATCCGGAGCCGGGTCTGCCTCGGGTCGTGGCGGCGTCCGACACCGACGAGGGGCATCGGGGCATGGCCATCGTCGCCGCGTCCGCCGATCGGTGGGGCTGGCATCCGGGGCCGGGGGGCGGCAAGACGGTGTGGTGGGCGCAGGTCCTGGAGCGCCGGGGATCGGCGGTCCCGGGCCGAGACGAAGCCGCGAAGGCGCGCAACGAATAG
- a CDS encoding XRE family transcriptional regulator, producing the protein MTDQPRPQWAVRLETERRARGWGPFKAARRLYAAAGIDHPDTSQVKNLSRQINRHEKGEVFPADWGSAYATAFGLEEKDLFGHESPDTPAGTKEPSATPDDGTDDVKRRAALQLLAALGAGTAIPPGTIEEILADIDRATGHGPNVDEWERAVHDYGQRLVLRPPGALVGDLTADIITVGRQLKRTHDPHIRVGLLRVSASLSGLLAIGLGDAGEQRSARVSWATARRAADASGDRDLRVWTRGRAAQDAFWSPGSDEFVSDLVNEAVQIADGVPSPGLARAYAARSYLAADRGDQRTALASLNKVKETAGRLPDGAQTALAFRESQLRWTESYVLTRTGDSRAAVVLERAISLYPPGSLVPRKNLVLMQAEALVRRREIAEGLQQAIKTLHDHPDFVAAGTLPLGVRVLDALPERARVLPAARELRALTAT; encoded by the coding sequence ATGACTGATCAGCCGCGCCCGCAATGGGCGGTACGCCTGGAAACCGAACGCCGCGCCCGCGGCTGGGGCCCGTTCAAGGCCGCCCGCCGCCTCTACGCCGCCGCCGGAATCGACCACCCCGACACGAGCCAGGTCAAGAACCTCTCCCGGCAGATCAACCGCCACGAGAAGGGCGAGGTCTTCCCGGCCGACTGGGGCTCCGCCTACGCCACCGCGTTCGGTCTGGAGGAGAAGGACCTCTTCGGCCATGAATCCCCCGACACCCCGGCGGGTACCAAAGAGCCGAGCGCCACTCCCGACGATGGGACCGACGACGTGAAACGCCGCGCAGCACTCCAGTTACTCGCCGCCCTGGGCGCCGGAACAGCGATCCCGCCGGGCACCATCGAAGAAATCCTCGCGGACATCGACCGCGCGACCGGTCACGGCCCGAACGTGGACGAATGGGAACGGGCTGTGCACGACTACGGACAGCGGCTCGTGCTCCGGCCACCCGGAGCATTGGTCGGTGACCTGACGGCCGACATCATCACTGTGGGACGGCAACTGAAACGAACGCACGACCCCCACATACGGGTCGGGCTTCTGCGGGTCAGCGCGAGCCTGTCCGGCCTGCTGGCGATCGGCTTGGGCGACGCCGGTGAACAACGTTCCGCCCGTGTCTCTTGGGCCACCGCACGCCGCGCCGCGGACGCGTCCGGCGATCGCGATCTCCGCGTATGGACCCGCGGCCGGGCGGCGCAAGACGCCTTCTGGAGCCCAGGTTCGGACGAATTCGTGTCCGACCTGGTGAACGAGGCCGTCCAGATCGCTGATGGCGTCCCCTCTCCCGGCCTGGCCCGCGCCTACGCCGCGCGTTCCTACCTGGCCGCAGACCGAGGAGACCAGCGCACCGCCCTCGCCTCGCTGAACAAGGTGAAGGAAACAGCTGGTCGACTGCCCGACGGAGCCCAGACCGCTCTGGCATTCCGCGAGAGCCAACTCCGCTGGACGGAGTCATACGTACTGACCCGTACCGGCGATTCTCGGGCAGCTGTCGTCCTGGAGCGGGCGATATCTCTCTACCCGCCCGGCTCCCTCGTTCCGCGCAAAAACCTCGTGCTGATGCAAGCCGAAGCTCTCGTCCGCAGGCGAGAAATCGCAGAGGGCTTGCAGCAGGCGATAAAGACACTCCACGACCACCCTGACTTCGTGGCCGCCGGCACCCTCCCTCTGGGAGTCCGCGTGCTGGACGCTCTCCCCGAGCGGGCGCGTGTCCTACCGGCGGCGCGAGAACTGCGTGCGCTGACCGCCACCTGA
- a CDS encoding shikimate kinase, with product MRRNRSARVRQDNGGDESRSAHGGASLTGVRERLGHVFWIGGGSGSGKSTIARRLADRHGMRLFDTDAAMPGHARRMPPRQSPYLREFAAMTMDQRWVDRSPRAMLDNFHWYRGEGFELIVEDLLGLPADQPVVVEGFRLLPGLVLPLLARESQAVWLLPTPEFRKAVFDARGGREWGFIAKTGDPERALQNVLERDAMFTDRLTEQTRHLGLHVLEVDSSVTEENLVRRVSALFGLDD from the coding sequence ATGCGGCGCAACCGCAGCGCGCGGGTGCGGCAAGACAACGGCGGCGACGAGTCGCGCAGCGCTCACGGCGGTGCTTCGCTCACCGGGGTGCGGGAGCGGTTGGGGCACGTCTTCTGGATCGGCGGCGGTAGCGGGAGTGGTAAGTCCACCATCGCCAGGAGGCTCGCCGACCGGCATGGGATGCGCCTGTTCGACACGGACGCGGCCATGCCCGGCCATGCACGCCGCATGCCGCCGAGGCAGTCGCCCTACCTGCGCGAGTTCGCGGCCATGACCATGGATCAGCGATGGGTGGACCGGAGTCCCCGCGCGATGCTCGACAACTTCCACTGGTACCGGGGGGAGGGGTTCGAGCTGATCGTCGAGGATCTTCTGGGGCTTCCCGCCGACCAGCCTGTGGTGGTCGAGGGCTTCCGGCTGCTGCCCGGCCTCGTCCTGCCGCTTCTGGCAAGGGAGAGCCAGGCGGTGTGGCTGCTGCCCACGCCCGAGTTCCGCAAGGCGGTGTTCGACGCCCGCGGCGGTCGCGAATGGGGATTCATCGCCAAGACCGGCGACCCGGAGCGAGCCCTTCAGAACGTCCTGGAGCGCGACGCGATGTTCACCGACCGGCTCACCGAACAGACCCGCCACCTGGGCCTGCACGTGCTGGAGGTGGATTCCTCGGTCACTGAGGAAAACCTGGTGCGGCGGGTGTCCGCGCTGTTCGGCCTGGATGACTAG
- a CDS encoding methyltransferase domain-containing protein — MADLAKHSARLVSELVGSGDLTPEWRAAFEKVARHWFIPDTVWVQDGGPLVPVDRGDDEAAWMELCYRNDFVVTQVDDGVPALPGRVGHEITSSASRPDVVAQMLAALHVEPGMSVLEIGTGTGWNAALLAERLGPDRVTSVEVDPKVADYARHALREAGYKVNVVPGDGALGHPPDAPFDRVIATAAAARVPYAWAEQTRPGGQVLTPWATDFHNGALVSFAVSGDGSMRGRIVGNVSFMRLRAQRGKRASLDDDMRGTAGARQAFTRLHPYQVLGEYDASLAIGLKVPRCKPVVTHHDGGAYTVWLIDPWSGSWAAVDHEPGAERFPVRQSGDRGLWDEVEAAFHWWDALDRPAADRWGLTVRPEGQHIWLDAEEHRIRR; from the coding sequence GTGGCCGACCTCGCGAAGCACTCGGCCCGGCTCGTCTCCGAACTGGTCGGTTCGGGCGATCTGACTCCGGAGTGGCGCGCGGCCTTCGAAAAGGTCGCGCGGCACTGGTTCATCCCTGACACGGTGTGGGTGCAGGACGGTGGGCCGCTGGTGCCGGTGGACCGGGGCGATGACGAGGCCGCGTGGATGGAGTTGTGCTACCGCAACGACTTCGTGGTCACGCAGGTGGACGACGGTGTTCCGGCCCTGCCCGGTCGGGTCGGCCACGAGATCACCAGCTCGGCCAGCCGCCCGGACGTGGTCGCCCAGATGCTGGCGGCCCTGCACGTCGAACCGGGCATGTCGGTCCTGGAGATCGGCACCGGCACCGGCTGGAACGCCGCGCTCCTGGCCGAACGCCTCGGACCCGACCGGGTGACCTCGGTCGAGGTGGATCCGAAGGTGGCCGACTACGCCCGGCACGCCCTGCGGGAGGCCGGCTACAAGGTCAACGTGGTGCCCGGAGACGGCGCACTGGGACACCCGCCGGATGCGCCGTTCGACCGGGTGATCGCAACAGCCGCGGCCGCTCGGGTGCCCTACGCATGGGCGGAGCAGACCCGGCCCGGCGGCCAGGTCCTGACGCCATGGGCGACCGACTTCCACAACGGCGCGCTCGTGTCGTTCGCGGTATCGGGGGATGGCTCCATGCGCGGCCGGATCGTGGGGAACGTGTCGTTCATGCGCCTGCGAGCCCAGCGCGGCAAGCGGGCTTCGCTGGACGACGACATGCGCGGCACCGCAGGCGCGCGGCAGGCGTTCACACGCCTGCACCCCTACCAGGTGCTCGGCGAGTACGACGCCTCGCTGGCGATCGGCCTCAAGGTACCGCGCTGCAAACCGGTCGTCACCCACCACGATGGCGGGGCGTACACGGTGTGGCTGATCGATCCGTGGTCAGGGTCATGGGCCGCCGTGGACCACGAGCCCGGCGCGGAGAGGTTCCCCGTCCGCCAATCGGGCGACCGCGGCCTGTGGGACGAGGTGGAAGCGGCCTTCCACTGGTGGGATGCGCTGGATCGTCCCGCCGCAGACCGGTGGGGCCTGACCGTCCGCCCGGAGGGCCAGCACATCTGGCTGGACGCCGAGGAGCACCGCATCAGGCGATGA